In a genomic window of Quercus lobata isolate SW786 chromosome 4, ValleyOak3.0 Primary Assembly, whole genome shotgun sequence:
- the LOC115985976 gene encoding uncharacterized protein LOC115985976 produces the protein MKSDIGITSSFIAELWALRDGLMLCVDRNFPAVVVEMDAKVIIEVLNNPNNTNLIISSIVDDCRKLASRIPRIQFEHCYRETNRSADMLARMGANQSSSFSFHSSPPEDVKPLLEFDISELYLNRRYPVPLVNF, from the coding sequence atgaaaagtgATATTGGCATTACCTCAAGCTTTATAGCTGAACTATGGGCGTTGAGGGACGGTCTTATGCTGTGTGTTGATAGAAACTTCCCTGCTGTTGTGGTTGAAATGGATGCCAAAGTTATTATTGAAGTTTTGAATAACCCCAACAACACTAATTTAATTATCTCCTCCATTGTGGATGACTGCAGGAAGCTGGCTTCCAGAATTCCCAGGATTCAGTTTGAGCATTGTTATAGAGAAACTAATAGGAGTGCAGACATGCTAGCAAGGATGGGCGCTAATCAGTCctcttcttttagttttcaTTCTAGTCCCCCAGAGGATGTAAAACCTCTGTTAGAATTTGACATTTCTGAGTTGTATTTAAACAGGCGCTATCCTGTTCCCCTTGTAAATTTCTAG
- the LOC115985975 gene encoding uncharacterized protein LOC115985975 — MASSPLNQKSNYQARSISLPSKPHPLIVQCNEHLCRLGASDASSSTSSSLSSKLSCLQDLHECVEKLLQLPLTQQAIVQEHNDKWVEELLDGSLRLLDVCTAAKDALIHTKECARELQSIIRRRRGGEMELEREVQKYLMSRKVVKKAAQKALKGMERKCAEKNHENLVMVSTLREIEAASLDVFESLLSYVAGPRSRSKSSNWSLVFKLVHPKRVACENEETDKSELEKVDAALNSITGQTSSKSDYNVHVENVQSSLGQLEPIVQDLEEGLESLFRRLIRTRVSLLNIFNH; from the coding sequence ATGGCTTCCTCTCCTttaaaccaaaaatccaattaCCAAGCTCGTTCTATTAGTttaccctccaaaccacaccCTCTCATTGTACAATGCAATGAGCACTTGTGCAGATTAGGTGCTTCTGATGCTTCCTCTTCAACATCATCATCCTTAAGCAGCAAACTAAGTTGCCTTCAGGATTTGCATGAATGTGTTGAAAAGTTGCTTCAGTTGCCATTAACTCAGCAAGCCATTGTGCAAGAGCACAATGAcaaatgggtagaagagctTTTGGATGGATCACTCAGGCTCTTGGACGTGTGTACCGCAGCCAAGGATGCCTTGATACATACAAAAGAATGTGCACGTGAACTTCAATCAATTATTCGTAGAAGACGAGGAGGAGAAATGGAGCTTGAAAGGGAGGTTCAGAAATATTTGATGTCTAGGAAGGTTGTCAAGAAGGCAGCCCAGAAGGCCTTAAAGGGTATGGAAAGAAAGTGTGCTGAAAAGAACCATGAGAATCTAGTCATGGTTAGCACATTGAGAGAAATAGAAGCAGCCAGCCTTGATGTGTTTGAATCCTTGTTGTCCTATGTAGCCGGCCCAAGGTCGCGATCAAAATCAAGCAACTGGTCCTTGGTGTTCAAGTTGGTACACCCCAAAAGAGTAGCATGTGAGAATGAAGAAACAGATAAATCTGAACTAGAAAAGGTGGATGCTGCATTGAACTCTATCACTGGTCAGACAAGTAGCAAATCTGATTACAATGTGCATGTTGAGAATGTTCAGAGCTCGCTGGGGCAATTGGAACCGATTGTTCAAGATCTTGAAGAAGGACTTGAGAGCCTTTTCAGGCGCCTAATCAGAACCAGAGTTTCACTTCTCAACATCTTCAACCACTAG
- the LOC115985974 gene encoding uncharacterized protein LOC115985974 — protein sequence MAASPVNQTSLNHFRSNSFPTRAHPLISEFNDQLSRVRGSETTSSSSASLSQKLIGLQDLHDCVENLLLLPCTQVLAQEQHQKWFNELLDGSLRLLDVCGIARDALLKAKECTRELQSTLRRRHGNKMELAREIEKYLASRKVVKKAMQKALKGMQTKLNSKKNEDLAMVSMLKGLETVTVMVFESLLTFIAGPKLQSKSNGWFVVSKLLHPKKVVCEDEETDADEFDKAVVALQSLISHKTSKSDYSILVQNVQNWMGKLESSIEDVEEVLECLSRRLVKTRVSFLNILNN from the coding sequence ATGGCTGCCTCTCCTGTCAACCAAACCTCACTTAACCATTTTCGCTCCAACAGTTTCCCCACAAGAGCACACCCGCTCATTTCAGAATTCAATGACCAATTGAGCAGAGTGAGAGGTTCTGAAACAACCTCTTCATCATCAGCATCATTAAGCCAGAAACTCATTGGCCTTCAAGATTTGCATGACTGTGTTGAAAACTTGCTCCTGTTGCCTTGCACACAAGTCTTAGCTCAAGAGCAGCACCAGAAATGGTTTAATGAGCTATTGGATGGATCTCTCAGGCTCTTGGACGTGTGTGGTATTGCAAGGGATGCATTATTGAAAGCAAAGGAATGCACACGTGAACTTCAATCAACCCTGCGTAGAAGACATGGCAATAAAATGGAGCTTGCAAGGGAGATTGAAAAATACTTGGCCTCAAGGAAAGTAGTAAAAAAGGCAATGCAAAAGGCCTTAAAGGGCATGCAAACTAAGTTGAACtctaagaaaaatgaagatctAGCCATGGTTAGCATGTTAAAAGGGCTAGAAACTGTAACTGTCATGGTCTTTGAATCACTATTGACCTTCATAGCTGGACCAAAGTTGCAATCCAAATCAAACGGTTGGTTTGTGGTTTCCAAGCTATTGCACCCGAAAAAAGTAGTCTGTGAGGATGAAGAAACAGATGCAGATGAATTTGACAAGGCAGTTGTGGCATTACAATCTCTCATTAGTCACAAGACAAGCAAATCCGATTACTCCATTCTTGTTCAGAATGTGCAGAACTGGATGGGGAAGTTGGAGTCAAGCATTGAAGATGTTGAAGAGGTGCTTGAATGTCTGTCTAGGCGTCTAGTCAAAACCCGAGTTTCCTTTCTCAACATCCTCAACAACTAG
- the LOC115983418 gene encoding uncharacterized protein LOC115983418, protein MASLWSRNTEVKNESNETMVVKVTRDPGNFKVKEFIIPAGDYIYMCYNDFGIEHNPDRPVNVRVYVGDEQKLYVRASRIRDSGKIVLGYENGMVTSTFIDIYMVARIGLIIKMKGATKKIKKLLGK, encoded by the exons ATGGCTAGCCTGTGGTCAAGGAACACTGAGGTTAAAAATGAGTCTAACGAAACTATGGTGGTGAAAGTGACCCGGGATCCTGGCAATTTTAAAGTCAAAGAATTTATAATCCCAGCTGGTGATTACATATATATGTGCTACAACGATTTCGGCATTGAACATAATCCAGATCGTCCTGTCAATGTTAGAGTTTATGTGGGAGATGAACAAAAGTTATATGTAAGAGCATCCAGAATAAGGGACAGTGGGAAAATTGTATTGGGCTACGAGAATGGCATGGTCACCTCCACTTTTATTGACATATATATGGTTGCCAGGATCGG ATTAATTATCAAGATGAAAGGTGCAACAAAGAAGATTAAAAAGTTGTTGGGGAAATAG
- the LOC115985973 gene encoding uncharacterized protein LOC115985973: MAVSPINQTSLHHFRSNSFPTRAHPLISEFNNQLSRLRYSEATSSSSTSLSQKLIGLQDLHDSVDYLLLLPFAQSLSQEQNQNWFNELLDGSLRLLDVCGVARDALLQTKESTHELQSTLRRRHGSKMELAKEVEKYLASRKVVKKALQKVLKGMQTKLNSKKNEDLAIVSLLKELEAVTVLVFESLLTFIAGSKLQSKSSGWFVVSKLVHPKRIVCEGEETNANDIEKVDAALQSLVSHKKSKCDYSIHVQNVQNWMGKLESSIQDVDEGLEFLSRRLVKTRVSFLNILNH; this comes from the coding sequence ATGGCTGTCTCTCCTATCAACCAAACCTCCCTTCACCATTTTCGCTCCAACAGCTTTCCCACTAGAGCACACCCGCTCATTTCAGAATTCAACAACCAATTGAGCAGATTGAGATATTCTGAAGCAACCtcttcatcatcaacatcattaAGCCAGAAACTAATTGGGCTTCAAGATTTACATGACTCTGTTGATTACTTACTCCTGTTGCCTTTTGCACAATCCTTATCCCAAGAGCAGAATCAGAATTGGTTTAATGAGCTGTTGGATGGATCTCTCAGGCTCTTGGATGTGTGTGGTGTAGCAAGGGATGCATTATTGCAAACAAAGGAATCCACACATGAACTTCAATCAACACTGCGCAGAAGACATGGCAGTAAAATGGAGCTTGCAAAGGAGGTTGAAAAATACTTGGCCTCTAGGAAGGTGGTAAAAAAGGCATTGCAGAAGGTCTTAAAGGGCATGCAAACTAAGTTGAACtctaagaaaaatgaagatctAGCTATTGTTAGCTTGTTAAAAGAGTTAGAAGCTGTAACAGTCTTGGTTTTTGAATCACTCTTGACCTTCATAGCTGGATCAAAGCtacaatcaaaatcaagtggCTGGTTTGTAGTTTCCAAGCTAGTACACCCCAAGAGAATAGTATGTGAGGgtgaagaaacaaatgcaaatgaCATTGAGAAGGTAGATGCGGCATTACAAAGTCTCGTTAGTCACAAGAAAAGCAAATGTGATTACTCCATCCATGTTCAGAATGTGCAGAACTGGATGGGGAAGTTGGAGTCAAGCATTCAAGATGTTGATGAGGGGCTTGAATTTTTGTCACGGCGTCTAGTCAAGACCCGAGTTTCCTTTCTCAATATCCTCAACCACTAG